The genomic DNA AATTCCAAATGGACTGACTGTTGGAGGGCGGTTCTCGTATGTTGCTACTGCGCCTGGTCGTCGTGGATCAATGTCGGGGTGGGTGTGGCCGAGGGAGATGTACTACACTGTACAGTGTACTCGGCAGCCGGTCGGTGGGTGGTTCGGCGGTGCCTAATGTAGCAACGAGGGGCAGAAGTGGGCTCTCTGGCTGGGCCGCTGGCGGTACGGAACACCTTAAGTGTTAGAGGCTGGGGTGTGGCTCTTGACCGTTGTTGCTCGCCGGCTGGGTTTGTCTCTTCTGCGGGTAATGGCAGCAAGCGGATGTTGGTCCCGGCGGGAAGACGTGGGCCCTGGGAAGGGAACTGGAGCGACGAGAGCGACTGTGTGGCTTGGGGCTGTTTGGGACTCGCCAATGAAAGGGCCGGTTGGTGGAGTCTTTTATGATtgagcggcggcgcccagGTTGAGAGAAAGGATGGCGAAAGATGGCGGGGGAGATTGGATTGTCAGGAACAGATGCCCTTGAGCCTCGAGGTGCTGCAACAATACCGGGAGGTATTCCACGCAATACAGAGCACTCCCTGACGGTTGATGCCCCTCCAATGTCGATCTGCCCCCGGCGAAGGAGCTGTGGGACCAAGGCGGCTAGCTACCGTACGAATAGGTAGCTGTCAAGAAGAACCGGGGTTGAGAAAGGTGCTACTGGTACTGCGGCGGAGGCTCCTTGCAACTCTGAATGACTCGATATCCAATGAGTTGGTGACAAAGGGTGAGcggtgggcgaggacggcgaccgagggagaggcggcagggaggaagaggagtaAAGGAGAATGTCACGGATTGGCGGCGTGGGGCAAGGATATAACAAGGAACCGTCCGTCTCATCCTATATTGACTCTGAAGGACTCCTGTTGTGCTTCATGGTAGATAAGGCAAGGCACATGCGCCGCCATCGCAAGGGGGGCAAGACAAGACGACACTCGGTTCAGAGGCCAGATGTGTTGCAGGGACCGCCGTGTACTACAACACACTGCATCAAAGGGGATGGTTTGCTAGTAGATTGGACAAGGAGTGTCTGAATTTCGGTCAGAGCCCCCCGGCTCTGATCGGGGGGGTTCTGAAGCATAACTGGGCAGGGAACCTTGCTCATATTGCCTTACCTCCGTGGAACCTAGAGAATAAATAGTACACTCACTGCCTGGGTAAGTACAGGAAGGTAGGTAGCGTGATAGCTACATCTCGCGGCAATGATGCCTGCCGGTGCAAAGACACGAGGCAAACTTACAGCAGGGCTGTTTCCCACCAGCTCTCACGCCCCCCTGACCATCCCGACTCGAGAGACGGTGGTGCCCTGAAGACGCTGGAACCGACGTTGAAAACCGGTTGATTGGGAGGCGCTGCATGGCTGGCTAGGCACCAGCCTAGGCGTCAGGGACGACGACTGACATCTCGGGAACCTTGGTGGGAACATCTTACCGGCCTGAAACATTGAAGACGGCCGTTGCAGCCGGTGATAGGGCGCAGCCGACAAGGATGAGCGGGAGGAGCAAGGACCGGATGTTCGGGTTCACGTTCGAAAAGGCTTGCTTGCGACTTTTGCATGTTGCTGCACTTAAAAACCAGGAACCACTCGTGCCGCCGTGGAAATAGAAATACCTACCTTACACACGATATGGCCTCGCCCGTTGCGGGTTCCGCATTTGGCAATGCCGTACTTCCGAACAACCCACCAGTCATGGTTTGATTTGAGTATGACTTGGAGAACGATGACTATATGCGAAGAACGCCTCGTTTTATGCGCCGCCTGTTGCTTCTGATCCCCGGCGCTCTCTGGGCACCGTTAGAGCCGCTAACCCGGAGTCTCTGAGCCGGCGAGGATGTGAAAGGGAACGCATCACGCAAAAGATGTCCAAGTGAACCTGGGAATCCAGCGTATTCCCTAGACAGCAACTCATTCGTCCAGATTCGTTCGCACTCGCTCCGGGCCAGTCAATAATCCAGCAGGAAAATACACCGAGCgaagaggaagccgaggGGAAAGCAACCTGCATCCGACAGTCTCTCATACAGTTGAttcgcccccccctcccagaaGGAAAAAATTAAGATGCATCTCGGAGACCAGATAATCGAGAATATGGTCCGCGGAGGCATGATGTACAGGAACTCTCCCGCGACAACGTTCCTCCTCAGCCCGTTCGTAGTCCCGGGGTTCTTGGTCCAATGTAGCCCATCCTTTCTGACCTTTTCTGTCTTGGCCACGCATGGTGGGTTACACGCCCTCGCATGTCGCACGCAaacctccttctctcccGTAGCTCGCTCGACAAACCCGGTCGTCCCTCGTCATTTGATACCCAGTCTCACGGGCCACAAGCCCCTCATCTGAACGGCCGAACCCAATCGTTTTTAAACACAGCCTCTGCGCTGCGGAGCGTCTATCCATCCAATGTCAAACGCTACTTCAAACCAGGCCCTTTACGGGCAAGGCCTCCCGCGCCCATTCCCTTCCCGATGGCGGCGATAGGGCTACCTCCCGTGATGGCACATACAGCCGGCCAGTCGGCCAGTCAGCCAGGACGCCGGGCTCCAATGCGAATCCCGCCTTTTTTTCGCGCCGAGTGAACCGCAAACGCTATTGTTGCTGGAAGAGACTTGTCAGAACCGGACCCATGTTACCTAAcactgtactctgtactcaCGCAAGTTCGCCGGCTGCTTCATCCCTGGCTCTCAGATCATTCCGATCAACTCTGGCAACGGCATCCCTACTTCGACCTACCCGGCCTCACTTACGTGGAGGCTACTTTAAGATGCCGCAGGTGAGTAAAACCGGCCGGACAAGAGGAACACCCCTCCCGCTCCCCACGTAATCTGACAGGGCGAGCCGCGTTCTACAAGGCCACGTCGTGATAAAAATGCCGAAACCCTCACACGGTCCCGGAAGCTGTTTCTATTTGTCAATGCTGCTCGTTCTTTGCCGTTTTTGGCCTGAGACCCGAGGTCTGCATGCAATAGGGACGTACGCATGTTGGTGTTCAAAACTATGATGTACTTTCCATCCCAAACTGCCCTATCCCTTAATGCTAGACTCCCAAAACACCATGCTGCTTACCATCGTGATCTTGTGGCTTCGTACAACTATCGATAGTCGGATCCGTCATTTGTTACTCCCGCTTCTAGACACCCACCTTACCCGCCAAGGCCGCATTCTCCCCGACCCAGCGCTCCTTGTCATCTCCAATCTTCCGGCGGAACATGCCCAGATCGCTCAGCAGGCTGCGCATGTATTCCTGCATGTCATTGGCACTGTCCTCCATGACGTCCGAGTCGTACGCCGTGTCGTCTGAGTCGTCGTACAATGACTCGCCATCGTCTGCGTCGTCCTTGTCCCCTGACGCCGCCGATCTGTCCCCTTGAGTCTCGCCTTCTGCTCCCTCCGGCTGCGGTGACTTGATCGTGACGGCTGGGATCGGGTTCTTGAGGCTCTCGAGCGCAAGCTTGAGGTGCAGTCGAAGCGCTTCGTTCTCCGTCTGCAGGCTGCGGATCTTGCCCTCCGCCACGAGACTGCGCTCCTCCATCATGCGCTGCATCGTCGCGACGTGGTTCTGGTATTCCTCCAGCTTCTCTTCCTGCTCCTTAGTGTCCttctcccgccgccgcgactCCGACACCGACAACTGGAGCACGCGGATTTCCTCCGCCATGGCCACGATCTGGGCGTCGCGTTCCGCCGACGAGATCTGGTCCTGGTTGACGATGGCACGCGTGCGGATCCGCTTGGCCTGGTCTGCGTAGCGAAGCGTCGACAAGGTTTCTTCGTAGTCCGACGGCGCGATGCAGGCGATCATGGCCGTCTTGCTGTTGCCGCCCAGTGAGTCCTTCAGCAGCCACGTGAGGATCGAGTCTCGGTACGGGACAACGTCCTTGCTGCGTTTCCTCGAGCCCGGCTTCGCATCGGCGAGCGCTCCTATCACTCGACCGAGCGTCGTCAGCGACTTGTTGATGTTGCTACCCTCGCGAAGTCGCTGGCCCGTCGCCTCGGTTGCCTTGGCACGCTCGCTGCCCGCTAGATCGACCAGTCGAATGCGCGAGCTGCGCTCCGtcgtctcgtccgtctccaTATCGTGATGGATCTGCTTGAGCATGATGGTGAAGACCGCGTGGCTGCGGCTACTTGTGTCGTTCATTCGGGTGCTGGCCACAGTTCTCGACCTGTCTCCCATGGTCATGTACCGTAGTATCTCGTTCAAATTTCGGACCGGCACCTCGGTCAGATCTTTCACGTACGGCCCCTCCGTAGGCGACTCTCTGATCTTGAGATAGTAAGGTGGCTGGTGGGGCACAACCGGGACCAGCAGGTCGCGGACGTGCTCATTGTACACCTCAAAGTAGGAGACTCTGACGTTATAGGAGATGTTGGGCGTCTCGTTCTGCGCAGCCTCAATACGCTCGAAGAGATCCTCGCACGTTCGAGGTATCAAGCCTGGCTGGTCGGGAGTGCCCATCATCGTGTAACTCTTGCCGGAACCTGTCTGGCCGTAGGCAAAGATGCATGTGTGGTAGCCTTCGAAGTTGTGATCGAGAAACTCCTCGCCCAGGCTGTTGTAGACCTCTTCCTGGTGCGCGTAGTACTTGTCATTGATGTCGTGACTCCAGAACGAATTGTCGAATGTGAACGACTTCTCCTCGATGATCTTTCTGGTCTTCGCCTTCGCATTCGCagggtcgtcgtcgttgggcaCAAGCAATGTCGTCTGCTGGGTGATGGGGTCCATCTCTACCAGGCACTCGGCACCGCGTTCAATCTCTAGATGATTCTGTCAGCTTCGTATAGCGCGAGTTGATGCATCACGTACCTCTGGGCAGAAACGCCCgaactcggacgacgactCGGACATTGCCTCCCCCGTCCATCTTGACCGGTCCATCGTGCGACCGCAGCGACGGGGTTGAAGCAGACGAGTATAGAGACGGCATCTTATTAACAACTGGCGGCAGCAGTCGATCGACAAGAGATAGTCCGCGCAAGCTCAGCTTCAGTTCGTCGATAATTGCGCGGTATCTTTGTCGTTGTGAAGCCCACATCCCAACTTGAGGCGGTCGGGCTTGTTTACTTGATTGCCCGATTGGGAGAAAAGCTGGCGGGGCTGAGTTGCCGGGGCAGTGACGCCACACCTTCCTGTGCGATAGTTCGTATTCTGGACCTTGTGTACAGGGGTGCCGGTACGTATTTTCAATGTGCCGAGAGAAGGTAAGTCGATTTGCCTCGGTTAGTCGTCGAGACAGTAACAAGAGAATTGAGCAAAAAGAAGGGAACAAAGTTCTTTGCTAATGCGACAGATTAAGGAAAAGGTACTGCTTGATCGAACGGAAAAGGGGATGTGCCAGGCGAGGGGAAGATCGGCTTGACCGCGAAGACACCGGACGAGATTACGCGGTAATCAAGTTGTCTTTCAAACAAAAATAGTCTAGTAAATAACACCTCTTCGACGGTGCCAACGCCCAACGCCACGCCCTCCGACACTGTCTACGCTCTTTCAAGGCCGTCTAAGTCCCTTTCCTATAAGTTCAAATCCCACTTCTGCTATCATCTTCTCATTTGGGaactgcttcttcttccccaaaATCGTATCTTCTGCATCCATTGCCCTCATCAGGTCTGACACCTCACCATCAACTGGTGTGCAGTACAGCAAGTTGCCTAATGCAAGCAGCATTCCCTGCAGAGCCTCCGGAGACGACTCCTCCTGTCCTATGGCCTCCAACACCGACGCAACCAGCTCGACCATATCGCCCTCTGGCAGCACGTCCGCCGACTTCTCTCGTCTTGCTTTATTGCTGAACAACGCCAGGTTGAACATAAGCGAGGAGGCAGACACGCGGACATTGTTGTGACTGTCGTCAAGAAAACTTGACGATATCAATTGGATGATCGGAGCCCGCAAGGCCTCGTTGCGCAGAATCTCTTCCGGGAACAGTGGGGTCGAGAAGAAATTGCATGCCATCTGCAGCGTTACTAACCGCAAGGCGTAGGGACACTCGCTGTGAGAGTTGACAAAATTGAGAATAGCCAAGACAGTCTTGTGCCCCCGCTCCTCGGCGAAGTATCCGCTGAACCTGGCGTCCACGAGCCCGCATCGGaagaggtcgacgacggtgaaTAGCACCTCGACGGGGAGGGATTGGATCGAATTTTGCACAAATGTCGAGACTTCGCTCATGTTTGGAAGAATGGCGGCTGCTGCGCCCTGCGTGCCTCGGGCCTCGACAAAAAGCTTGATCCCCTGGACGGCTGGCTCATTTGCCGTTAAACCCATCTTGCCCAGCAGCTTGACCAGCGGTGGTACCTTGGAGAACAGCACTGGCTTCGCATCAGAGTTGGAGAAGCTTGGTAGGTTGAGAAACTCATGAGGGTGTCGCGGCCAGGCCGTCTGCAGCAAGAGCTGGATATTGCCTCGAAGAGCAACGGGATCAGCACCTGCCcactccttctccttctctccgtGCAAATACGTGATGAACGTAGGGGTTGCCCGGGGGTAGTTCTTCCCGGGGAGCGGTGTAAGCTGAGAAACGTCGACCTTGATGAAAGCAGCTTTATCGCCCCCTTCTGCGGACAGTTCGTCAAACACAGGCGAGATTACTCTACACGGCGGGCAGGTTGCGGAGGTGAAGAGGACGATAGCGCAGGATTTATTTGCAGCCTCGAGTGCATCGTCTAGCTCTTGAGAACTGTGAACAAGTCTGACCTTAGCCTGTTGTTTAGTGGTCTGCTGTGACGAGCTATAGTCGTTGGCGGAACGGTTGTTCTGGATACCAAGGATTGAGCCGTTCTGTCTGCTGGAGTTGATCATTTGGTTCAGTTGAGGCATAAGCATTCTCCCCATCGGGGAACTAAGCACAGCATCAGGCATCTTAATAATGTGTTCCGGAATGCCCTTCCCAAGCAGAAATTGGGCAAGCGAGTCCGAGAAGTTGTTGCAGTTGTGCTTCCACAAGTCGTAGGCCTGAGGGCTGGTCAGTCTTCCGGTCCGCCATGAACTTATGGGATATGCTCACCTCAACTGTAAATATTGGCCTGAGTGATTCCAGGAATTCTTCAATCACAACCATAGGCAATTCTGTCTTGCCGAGGAAGACCCGCTCCATGGGCTGTCCCAGGTGAGACGACCCCGGAGTGATAGccacgatgccgccgtcgtaAACATATTCGCGGCCGTTGAGTTGGATTGATGTGTGGTAGATTGCGTCGAGATGGAATCCGAGCATACTTTGTGACATTTGCCTGGCTAAGCCCCGGGACAAGTCGTACACCAAGAGATGCACGTCCATGTTGGCTCAAGAGTAGTATGACCGCAACTTGCTTTCGGATAGTTGGAGCGCAAAGTTGAAAAAAGCGTGAGGCAAGTGCAGGAAAACGCTCTTGAGATTGGTATCTTTCAGAGAGTGTTGTTTCCAGCCCTCGAAACTCGATTATGTACTATCAATACCGGAGGCACCAGACGTAGTCGTAATTgaccatggccgagaagctTCCAGGGATCAGCACGGTGTCGGATCCGGGAGGCGCCACACGTGGCTTGCCACTGGTCTTGGCGAGACGAGTGATTATATAAGCCTTGATTGAGGATTGCCAGTCCTTCTGGACAAGGCACAGGGCGTATAGGGGGGTGGCGCCGTAGCAGGGGGAAAGCGACATGCCCCCACCCCTAATCCGGAGCCATTGTAAGGTGGCGCGCTTGAAGCGCTGTCTACCTATGTTCCTGCAATCTAGCGGGCTCGCGTCGCCCCCGCTGCCTCACCCAAGATTAGCAAACTGTCAGCCTCAGCAGGGGTCTCTGAACAAGAGTGACCTCTCAGCAAAGAGAAAATCTGCAATTGCCATCGAACTCCTCCAAGGCTACTGCACCTTGCATCTCTAGCCCCCCTTTGGCACCTCCTTACAGATACGAATTTCGCGGTTTTCTTTGGTGTTGTGGCACCGTTCCGTCCGCTCCTTTTGTTTCTCGGCCATCCACCCCCCTTTTGATTTTTGAGTCGCCTTGCTGCCACTGCAATTTTTGTCATCGGCTCTCGGTCCAAATTCCACTCCTTTGTTCCTACctcttgacggcggcgtatCTCGAATGCGTCACCTTGCATTTCCCTAAACACCCCCAACGACACGCGACCAATGCGAAGAACTTCTGTGTCGCTGCCGACGAAGCAACCCGCCCGAGATCCACACGAGAAACCCGGTCGATTCGCACCTGCTCAACAGAATACTGGTCTGTTCGCAGCGCTGAGAAAGATGTCTCAAGCCCAGAAGACGAGGTGGATGAGGACAGGCGCCatcgccttcttcgtcgtcttcctcttctggTATCTGTCCCCCAGAGGCGTCAACGTCTACGACGGTGGAGGTATGCGACTACTTTAACACTGTCGGCGAGGATACTAACGATGGACAGTCTCCAGgggcggcgctggtggcCAAGTCCCCACGGATGCCTCCTACGGCACCGAAAAGTGCGTTCAGTCCAGCTCCAAGTCGAAGCCTATCGTCCAGTACGTTTTGATGATCGACGCCGGCAGCACGGGCTCCCGGATCCATGTCTACAAGTTCAACAACTGCGGCTCCACTCCCGAACTCGAGCACGAAGAGTTCAAGATGACTGAGAAGTCGGTCGGCGGTCTGAGCAAGTACAAGGACGACCCCGAGGCTGCCGCTGCGACTCTCGACGTCTTGATGGATGTCGCCATGCAGAACGTCCCTGATAAACTCAAGTCCTGCAGCCCCGTCGCGGTGAAAGCGACGGCCGGACTTCGCATGGTCGGAACCGAGAATGCCGACAAGATCCTCGCGGCCGTCCGCAACCGTCTCGAGACCAAGTACCCcttccccgtcgtcgccaaggagCAGAACGGAGTTGCAATCATGGATGGTGCCGACGAAGGTGTTTATGCCTGGATCACGACCAACTACCTCCTCGGCAAGATTGGCGGTCCCGACAAGAGTCCCACTGCCGCCGTTTTCGACCTCGGCGGTGGCTCGACCCAGATTGTCTTCGAGCCCACCTTTAAGGGAGCTGCGGACGGAGGCATGCCAGAGAAGCTCGCGGAGGGTGACCACAAGTACGACCTTGCTTTCGGCGGACAAAAGTTCGAGCTCTACCAGCACTCCCATCTCGGATATGGTTTGATGAGCGCCCGCAAGGCTGTTCATAAGACCTTGGTCCAGGAGATCTACGAGAGCAAGAAGCCCGATGACAGTTGGGTCAAGCAGCCCATTGTCCACCCTTGCATCGCCCCCGGCATGGTCagggaggtcgaggtcgagctggaTGACAACCACCCTCTCGGCAAGACGGTGACCTTCAACATGACTGGCCCCTCTCAGGCTGCCCCTGCTCAGTGCCGCAACCTCGCCGAGAAGATTttgaagaaggacgagggctGCAAGCTCGCTCCATGCTCCTTCAACGGTATTCATCAGCCCTCGCTGGCCAAGACCTTTAGCCGTGAGGATGTCTACATCTTCTCCTACTTCTACGACCGTACCAAACCCCTCGGCATGCCTGACTCCTTCACCCTTCGCGAGATGCACGACCTTGCCAACTCCGTCTGTGGCGGCGAGAACTCGTGGGATTTGTTCGCCAGTATTCCTGGCGCGCTCAAGGAGCTCCAGGGCCGCCCGGAGCACTGCCTCGACCTCAACTTTATGATGGCCCTCCTCCACACCGGATACGAGATGCCCATCGATCGCGAGGTCAAGATTgccaagaagatcaagggcaACGAGCTGGGCTGGTGCCTCGGTGCTAGGTAAGCCGACACTCCGGTCGTGTTTGACGATTGACGCTAACAATGTCATAGTTTgccccttctctctcctaACTCCGGCTGGAAATGCAGGATCGACCAGGTCAACTAGCCATCTTGCGACAAGGTTGTGGGAGCCTCCTTGGCGTTGGCTGGCTTGTAGTTTTATAGATTTTTAATTCCACGACAGAACTAGGAATGTTCGATTACGAGTTGTTGTATTGAAGTCTAACGAAGGTTGCACGTGGTGGATGCGGAAACATGCATCAATACACAGGCCACAAAAGACGGGCGTTTCATGTCTTGTACGGTGTTCATGGAAGTCGAGAAATGCCGGCTGGTTGAGCCTGGCTACGCAGAATAAAATATGCTCCATGTACACTACTCGAATTTGTGTGTTCAAAGTGGCGCTGCCACCATACCTATCACGTCTTCAATAacatcctcggcgccgatgcctTCGAGTATGGACTCGATGGCTTCCAGCTGACTGCCCCACTGCATGCTCCTCTCCTGGCGGGGGTGCACAATCCGGATTCGATGCAGGTAGACCTTTCTAACAGCTAAGTGAACGAGCGCAGGCGTGACGTAGTCTAGACGGTGCAACGGAGCGAGACACTTCAGCAACTGGTCGAGGTGCTTTGTTGCGACTGGTTCAATGCCGCCAGCGACTGCGCGGTGCATCCTCATGTACGTTACGATGTTCATCTGGTAGCGCAGCACGTCTACATTGATACTCACCTCTCGGCTGAGCTTTGCGAGTGCGGCGATGTCCTACCGATGATTAGCCCGCACATCTTCGGTGGACGGATGGATACGTTAGCCCACTTACACTTTCGCTCAGAACCGGATCCTCGCTGACGGTCAGCATGTCCCCGTTGATGCTTTTCTTGACCACACTTTCAGTACTGGCGGTCTCGGCGCCATCGGTGGCCTCATACGCCTCATCCAAGTTGGCAAAGCCATCGTCAGGGTCGTGCCAGTGGGCGATGAAGAAGTAGTCGTTCAGATGGAGCGTGACGTGGGCCTTACCGCCGCTCTCAGCGGCCAGAGCAGCTACGAAGAGGAAGTGCTTGGGGGCGGTCTGAACAGAGGTACGGGTGAAGATGCGGCGGGTAcggagcagctcgaggacctgTATCTGCACGGCCTTAGGGGCATGATCGAGGTTCCGCGCCAGGACAACGTTGGCGATGGAGGAACTAACCGCACCGCCGGGGCCAGTCGGGCTAGAGGCGGTGACGGAGGTCAAAGGGGAGATACCCGAACGGGAGTAGAAGTAGGAAGCTTCATTGCGGGTGCGGAGGGGCGAGCCTGATCTCGTTGCTGTGGGTGATGGGGCTGTAAGGATTGAGGATGCGAAGTCCTCTAGGGTGGTTTGCGGAGTGcagtcgacgacggcacaCCTCAGACCAAACGTCTTGGTTGCGATCTGGATATGTCAGTACCTGGGGGGCAAGATGGGGACACAAGGGAGTACGCACAAGTTGGAGCTCCTCGATGAGTTCGTTGAGGGCAACGGGCGGAGTGCTGACGATGCAGTGTTCTCGGTTGACCAAGCACAACAGGGCAGCGAGCTCAAGGTCGCTCAGGCTGTGGACCTTGGTCAAAAGATCTGCTTCATCCGCCATCGGGTGAGACGCGTATCGAGAATTCTATCAGCACATTTTGGGCTACGGATGTAGTCGTGGGTGTGTTCGTCCACAGCAGCATACATGTGATGCAAAAGACCGGGGGGCGGTGGTGTAGGTTACAGTCTCTTTGGGCTGGTGAGTGCGCTGCTTCTGCTAGCCGCCTGGAGTGTCGTTGAGAGGAGATGTACCGTTCAGGCACTTCAGCGCGCTACAGCAACCGAGCCAGCGTCATCCGGCACCCCTGGGGAACTCCAATTAAAGTCACTGACATGTGTTACGTCAGCTACTTTTGCAACAGCGGAACGCACCTGACGAAGACGCCCGGAACCTTTTACTGGTTAGGCCCAGCGCAGCAAGCAGCTCTTTGATA from Colletotrichum higginsianum IMI 349063 chromosome 3, whole genome shotgun sequence includes the following:
- a CDS encoding Kinesin-like protein, with translation MPSLYSSASTPSLRSHDGPVKMDGGGNVRVVVRVRAFLPREIERGAECLVEMDPITQQTTLLVPNDDDPANAKAKTRKIIEEKSFTFDNSFWSHDINDKYYAHQEEVYNSLGEEFLDHNFEGYHTCIFAYGQTGSGKSYTMMGTPDQPGLIPRTCEDLFERIEAAQNETPNISYNVRVSYFEVYNEHVRDLLVPVVPHQPPYYLKIRESPTEGPYVKDLTEVPVRNLNEILRYMTMGDRSRTVASTRMNDTSSRSHAVFTIMLKQIHHDMETDETTERSSRIRLVDLAGSERAKATEATGQRLREGSNINKSLTTLGRVIGALADAKPGSRKRSKDVVPYRDSILTWLLKDSLGGNSKTAMIACIAPSDYEETLSTLRYADQAKRIRTRAIVNQDQISSAERDAQIVAMAEEIRVLQLSVSESRRREKDTKEQEEKLEEYQNHVATMQRMMEERSLVAEGKIRSLQTENEALRLHLKLALESLKNPIPAVTIKSPQPEGAEGETQGDRSAASGDKDDADDGESLYDDSDDTAYDSDVMEDSANDMQEYMRSLLSDLGMFRRKIGDDKERWVGENAALAGKVGV
- a CDS encoding PUL domain-containing protein, whose protein sequence is MDVHLLVYDLSRGLARQMSQSMLGFHLDAIYHTSIQLNGREYVYDGGIVAITPGSSHLGQPMERVFLGKTELPMVVIEEFLESLRPIFTVEAYDLWKHNCNNFSDSLAQFLLGKGIPEHIIKMPDAVLSSPMGRMLMPQLNQMINSSRQNGSILGIQNNRSANDYSSSQQTTKQQAKVRLVHSSQELDDALEAANKSCAIVLFTSATCPPCRVISPVFDELSAEGGDKAAFIKVDVSQLTPLPGKNYPRATPTFITYLHGEKEKEWAGADPVALRGNIQLLLQTAWPRHPHEFLNLPSFSNSDAKPVLFSKVPPLVKLLGKMGLTANEPAVQGIKLFVEARGTQGAAAAILPNMSEVSTFVQNSIQSLPVEVLFTVVDLFRCGLVDARFSGYFAEERGHKTVLAILNFVNSHSECPYALRLVTLQMACNFFSTPLFPEEILRNEALRAPIIQLISSSFLDDSHNNVRVSASSLMFNLALFSNKARREKSADVLPEGDMVELVASVLEAIGQEESSPEALQGMLLALGNLLYCTPVDGEVSDLMRAMDAEDTILGKKKQFPNEKMIAEVGFELIGKGLRRP
- a CDS encoding Guanosine-diphosphatase, giving the protein MRRTSVSLPTKQPARDPHEKPGRFAPAQQNTGLFAALRKMSQAQKTRWMRTGAIAFFVVFLFWYLSPRGVNVYDGGVSRGGAGGQVPTDASYGTEKCVQSSSKSKPIVQYVLMIDAGSTGSRIHVYKFNNCGSTPELEHEEFKMTEKSVGGLSKYKDDPEAAAATLDVLMDVAMQNVPDKLKSCSPVAVKATAGLRMVGTENADKILAAVRNRLETKYPFPVVAKEQNGVAIMDGADEGVYAWITTNYLLGKIGGPDKSPTAAVFDLGGGSTQIVFEPTFKGAADGGMPEKLAEGDHKYDLAFGGQKFELYQHSHLGYGLMSARKAVHKTLVQEIYESKKPDDSWVKQPIVHPCIAPGMVREVEVELDDNHPLGKTVTFNMTGPSQAAPAQCRNLAEKILKKDEGCKLAPCSFNGIHQPSLAKTFSREDVYIFSYFYDRTKPLGMPDSFTLREMHDLANSVCGGENSWDLFASIPGALKELQGRPEHCLDLNFMMALLHTGYEMPIDREVKIAKKIKGNELGWCLGASLPLLSPNSGWKCRIDQVN